The Oryzias melastigma strain HK-1 linkage group LG6, ASM292280v2, whole genome shotgun sequence genome includes a window with the following:
- the reln gene encoding reelin isoform X1, which produces MARASLGGLFGCALLSLVLGSGSVDFGAPPASFYPRFNPFFFLCTHHGELEGAGVAEGGGEVLLTLQITGSPTAYTPGQEYQVTISTSVSFDGLLVTGLYTSTPVQSAPIPAPAAFGFGVMPDRQFAGTQFVCSVVASHVSHQPSTSFSFVWIAPPPGTGCVNFLATATHRGQIIFKDALAQQLCEQGAPTESPLRPNLVELHGKHVVLRDDFDSNLQAELDPSIWSECSNCEVGEQCGVLMHGRALTFCEPFGERQLTTVALNTSTASVLQFALGSGSCRFSYSDPSITVSYSLISNTNTSDDWITLGQIRAPTNSSTVVHLLTLPEPSKADSVRLRWSQEAPHGPEGYESCWGLDNVLLVNAAHRVPLMEDNLDPPDTGNWLFFPGATVKHACQSEGNALYFHGGEGAGHSFATTRDIDLHREEGRSYWEEDFESPPSNWDIEGAAYGIKCGEIESGAALVFEKEGRRRVCTPYIDTTTYGNLRFHFTMGGGDCDPGESHENDVILFGRSEGRRERVVLDTLPYSSYRVPAVVSVALPSELQTPVTQFCLEQRSHGGANRHVWAVDFMQLLPLLPGTLTHVAQFSINLGCGSYQPANSVSLEFSTNLGRSWFLLHTECLPELCTGPHLPHSTIYSSDNYSGWTRISIPLPNAALTETTCFRWKQSGTGAGNMWAIDNVYVGPACLRFCSGRGHCSRTGCKCDPGFSGPACELASQTFPAFLSEGFSSPRLSSYHSFSSLRGAEVSFGCGVLASGKALVFNRDSRRHLITAPLDSSQARYLQFTLRLGSRSILSSCPAPDQPGEGVLLHYSSDNGITWTLLQHYAYQGFHEPRIVSVELPAGARKFGVQFRWWQPYHSGRGHDVWALDEISMTSVLFNTISLDFSNVLDVTQSLGFYLGHVQPYCQHDWTLSFSGEPSPGSSIRYVETQSMQIGASYSLQFSLVMGCGREPSPHIDTQVRLEFSTNHGLTWHLVKEACLPGMPSCSEFTAPSVYHPSEFKDWRRITLSLPQKTWSSATRFRWIQNYYGEQDEWALDDIYIGQQCPNMCHGHGWCDHGHCRCDDGFSGTDCQPSSPLSSSVLSDFESQDALLATWQEVIGGEVVSPDMGCGVVSSGSSLYFSKAGLRQLVSWDLDTEWAEFVQFYLRVGGDWAECNQADSREEGVLLQYSNDGGISWGLIAEMYFTDFTKPRFVHYELPLASKTPSTRFRWWQPLHSGEGYDQWAIDDVIILSEREKHIIPMANPTLPQNFYEKPAFDYPLNQMSVWLMLGNEGMERESNDSFCAPTPSAMVFGRSDGDRVAVTRDLALRPGYTLQFKLNIGCESEFSGSAPVLLQYSHDAGRTWALVGEGCYPGTPGAGVCEGSSRELRESTVYYTGDYEQWTRVTVVVPRNVAASKTRFRWFQESSIHRDAPPFALDGVYISEPCPNHCGGHGDCISGVCFCDMGYTVEQDSCVPSVASPTELTEGFEGKLSPLWQSISGGQVGGGCGIIGEGKALYFSSSGRREARTVPLDTTNTRLVQFYIRIGSKSLGPTCTRPRSRNEGVVVQFSTNNGVQWQVLRELDFSSFLEPQVVTIELPPPAKTPYTVFRWWQPQQGKHSAQWALDDVLVGMNDSSRTGFHDKFDGTTPLRHNWYRIQGGEVTVDCLSLDTALTFNSEAIDKKPRYAESWDFEVTGSSFLQFELSMGCSKSTSFSHGVRLEYSTDCGRHWSLITPECVPPAIGCAGYTQSSVYTSTQYKRWKRITVYLPSAANSPRTRFRWIQTHFTPGAEGWALDNVLLAPGCPWMCSGHGLCDNGRCVCDKGYGGAHCVPLTPLPSLLREDFNENLQQETWPEVYGAERGTLSGEPLKSGTALIFKGDGLRMIVSRDLDCTNTLYIQFSFKFITKGVPERSHSVLLQYSVNGGISWLLLDEFYFPSSTDSLFLHLPLPTSAQTNATRFRLWQPYNSGKKEEVWVIDDLIIDGSSTHNPPVLIDSFEEGPNESNWLFYPGGNTGLYCPYQKSGLEEDESAMVFVSSELGEHSITTRDIDVNENTIIQFEINVGCTTESSSSHPVRLEFSRDFGATWHLLVPMCAGGPQPSSLCSTELHPASIYFPGTTQGWRREVIHFGKLRLCGSIRFRWYQGFFSAGSNPPTWAIDDVYIGPQCQDMCNGHGACVGGSHCVCDPGYSGPDCSVPDTPNPDFLKDDFEGGAVDTEHFRLLSGGKPSRKCGIMSSGNHLFFSEDGLRMLVTNDLDLSNARFVQFFLRLGCGKAPPDPRSQPVLLQFSVDGGLTWGLLQEFLFSNSSNQARLVALEIPLRARTSSTRLRWWQPSENGHFFSPWVIDQVVVGGSASGWGPLEDDFSSIDGRSWLLHPGGTRMPVCGSDGPAFAFIEKSNTRYAVTTDISLSPDSFIQFDFSASCSVTNSCYSVELEYSLDLGLSWQPLVRECLPTSPDCSSYTLQRLLLSDTYNKWGRVTLPISPHARSPATRFRWFQQAPFDKQQTWALDNLYIGDGCPDMCSGHGRCQQSSCLCDPEWSGEYCDEPVGPLPSQLKDSFSRAPSLSHWQTLTGGKLSTVCGAVASGAALHFSGGCSRQLVTVDLNLTSAEFIQFYFMYGCMIPPSNRNQGVLLEYSLNGGINWHLLTEIFYDLYTKPGFVNVLLPPAARQEGVRVRWWQPQHDGTDHSDWAIDNVLIAGSDPRAQISDTFGGVALPNHERAPADETSGKIDQPSELEETPLVSDNWLFSEDCSVQRFCNSPDGVMVCGNDDGREVYAVTHDIIPGKGWAMQFKIAVGCSVPERHADRQVHVQYSVDFGVTWKYLVPQCLPADPRCGGQVSQPSVFFPAEGWKRAVYPLPDSLADTAVRFRFYQQHSDIQWGVENFYIGPACDSHCGGHGDCLDQRCLCDPGFTGPNCYASTALKASLKERFDWEGAAGAQWEVLEGGKPCTDCGVLVEGTALYFGGAGARQAVTADLDLRGAKFVEYWARIGSEDNMTMCHRPTCRREGVLLDYSVDGGVSWTLLHEMDYLKYVSVRRDYIVLPEGALTNATRLRWWQPFTISSGLATPSLERAQWAIDNILVGGSDINPSALFDTFDDEGVSHEESWSFYPNAVRTAGFCGNPSFHLYWPNKNKDRTHNILATRELIVQPGYILQFKIVVGCEADTCEDHHSVLLQYRKDARSDSWQLVQSECLPSSINNVGCSPFQFHESTIFSPINSSTWTRVTVQLPDHVSSGATQFRWIQKEGTGERLSWGVDHVYIGEACPGLCSGHGYCTSGLVCICDEGYHGDDCSLSSTDLPSSIKDNFESGSMSQESWQLIQGGGVGSGCGQLSPHAHGDSLYFNGCKMRQAVTKPLDLTRASKIMFVLQIGSVAQTDSCNIALDQADTVDRAVLLQYTVNNGVSWHVIAQHQPKDFIKAQRVSYNIPLEARVKGVMLRWWQPRHEGAGHDQWALDHVEVVLVSTRKQNYMMNFARQTGMRHYYSRKRRALRQQQRA; this is translated from the exons ctcCAACTGAATCCCCACTGAGACCTAATCTTG TGGAACTTCATGGTAAACATGTTGTGCTTCGGGATGACTTTGACTCCAACCTCCAAGCAGAGCTGGACCCCAGCATATG GTCTGAGTGCAGCAACTGTGAGGTTGGAGAGCAGTGTGGCGTGCTAATGCACGGCAGAGCGCTCACTTTCTGTGAGCCCTTCGGAGAGAGACAGCTG ACCACTGTAGCACTCAACACCAGCACAGCCTCGGTCCTGCAGTTCGCTTTGG gCTCAGGCTCCTGCCGCTTCAGTTACTCAGACCCCAGCATCACTGTGTCATACAGTCTGATCAGTAACACCAACACCTCAGATGACTGGATCACACTGGGGCAGATCAG AGCTCCTACCAACAGCAGCACTGTTGTTCACCTCCTTACCCTCCCTGAGCCCTCGAAAGCAGATTCCGTTCGCCTCCGATGGTCTCAGGAAGCCCCCCACGGACCTGAAGGCTACGAGTCATGCTGGGGGCTGGACAATGTGCTGCTGGTCAACGCTGCTCACAGAGTCCCCTTGATGGAGGACAACTTAGATCCTCCAGACACCGGGAACTGGCTCTTTTTCCCAGGAGCAACTGTGAAG CATGCCTGCCAGTCAGAGGGCAACGCTCTGTACTTCCATGGTGGTGAAGGTGCCGGTCACAGCTTTGCCACCACCAGGGACATCGATCTTCACCGAGAAGAGGGAAGAAGCTACTGGGAGGAAGATTTCGAGAGCCCCCCTTCAAA TTGGGACATAGAAGGAGCCGCCTATGGCATCAAGTGTGGGGAGATTGAATCAGGTGCAGCATTAGTGTTTGAAAAAGAGGGGCGGAGGAGAGTGTGCACTCCCTACATCGACACCACGACCTATGGAAACCTGCGCTTCCACTTCACTATGG GCGGAGGTGACTGCGATCCAGGAGAGTCACATGAGAATGATGTGATACTGTTTGGGAGGTCGGAAGGCAGGAGGGAGCGCGTGGTGCTGGACACTCTTCCTTACTCCTCTTACAGG GTTCCTGCTGTGGTATCGGTGGCCCTGCCATCGGAGCTCCAAACACCCGTCACTCAGTTCTGTCTGGAGCAGCGCTCCCACGGTGGCGCTAACCGTCATGTGTGGGCTGTGGACTTCATGCAGCTGCTCCCTCTGCTGCCTGGCACCCTCACACACGTTGCCCAGTTCTCCATCAATCTTGGCTGTGGTTCCTACCAGCCAGCCAACAG CGTAAGCCTGGAGTTCTCCACCAACCTTGGCCGCTCCTGGTTCCTGCTCCACACAGAGTGCCTGCCAGAGCTCTGCACCGGGCCGCATCTACCACACAGTACCATCTACTCCTCTGACAACTACAGCGG TTGGACCAGAATCTCCATTCCTTTACCCAACGCTGCTCTGACAGAGACCACCTGCTTTCGCTGGAAGCAGTCTGGCACTGGAGCTGGAAACATGTGGGCCATAGACAACG TTTATGTCGGGCCAGCGTGTCTTCGTTTCTGTTCTGGGAGAGGACATTGTTCCCGAACAGGCTGCAA ATGTGATCCGGGTTTCAGCGGTCCAGCTTGCGAGCTGGCATCCCAGACTTTCCCGGCGTTCCTGTCCGAGGGTTTCTCCAGCCCCCGCCTCTCCTCCTACCACAGCTTCTCCTCACTTCGAGGGGCTGAGGTCAGCTTCGGCTGCGGGGTGCTCGCAAGTGGCAAAGCCTTGGTGTTTAACCGGGACAGCAGGAGGCATTTGATCACTGCTCCACTAGACAGTTCGCAAGCCAG GTATCTGCAGTTCACGCTCCGTCTGGGCAGTCGTAGCATCCTGAGCTCCTGTCCTGCTCCTGACCAGCCAGGAGAGGGCGTCCTGCTGCATTACTCCTCAGACAACGGCATCACCTGGACCCTGCTGCAGCACTACGCATACCAAGGTTTCCATGAGCCAAG GATCGTGTCGGTTGAACTCCCGGCAGGAGCCCGTAAATTCGGTGTGCAGTTCCGCTGGTGGCAGCCGTACCACTCTGGGCGTGGCCATGACGTGTGGGCGTTAGATGAAATCAGCATGACCTCCGTGCTCTTCAACACCATTAGTCTCGACTTCAGCAACGTGCTGGACGTCACCCAAAGTCTTGGCTTCTATCTTGGCCACGTTCAGCCCTACTGCCAACATGACTGGACTCTCAG TTTCTCTGGTGAGCCCAGCCCTGGCTCTAGTATCCGCTATGTTGAGACTCAGTCAATGCAAATCGGAGCCTCCTACAGCCTGCAGTTCTCGCTGGTCATGGGTTGCGGCCGTGAGCCTTCCCCTCACATTGATACCCAAGTCCGTCTGGAGTTCTCCACCAATCACGGCCTCACCTGGCATCTGGTCAAAGAG GCCTGTCTCCCCGGCATGCCGAGCTGCTCTGAGTTTACAGCTCCCAGCGTCTACCACCCATCAGAGTTCAAAGACTGGAGACGCATCACTCTCTCCTTGCCTCAGAAGACGTG GTCTAGTGCAACCCGGTTCCGCTGGATCCAGAACTACTATGGAGAGCAGGACGAATGGGCTTTGGATGACATCTACATCGGACAGCAGTGTCCCAACATGTGCCATGGACATGGCTGGTGTGACCACGGACACTGCAG ATGCGATGACGGTTTCTCTGGAACAGACTGCCAGCCTTCCTCCCCGCTCTCCTCTAGCGTTCTCTCTGACTTTGAGTCCCAGGATGCTCTGCTGGCCACATGGCAGGAGGTGATTGGTGGAGAGGTGGTGTCTCCTGATATGGGGTGTGGGGTGGTCTCCTCTGGGTCATCACTATACTTCAGCAAG GCTGGGCTGAGGCAGCTCGTAAGCTGGGATCTGGACACTGAGTGGGCGGAGTTTGTGCAGTTCTACCTGCGGGTGGGTGGAGACTGGGCAGAGTGTAACCAGGCGGACAGCAGGGAGGAGGGAGTTCTGCTGCAGTACAGTAACGATGGGGGCATTAGCTGGGGCCTCATTGCTGAGATGTACTTCACAGATTTCACCAAGCCCCG ttttgtccaCTATGAGCTTCCTTTGGCCTCCAAAACTCCGTCTACAAGGTTTCGATGGTGGCAGCCTCTTCACTCTGGGGAGGGCTATGACCAGTGGGcaattgatgatgtcatcattttatcAGAGAGGGAAAAACACATCATCCCCATGGCCAACCCTACACTGCCACAG AATTTTTACGAGAAGCCAGCGTTCGACTATCCTCTGAACCAGATGAGCGTCTGGCTGATGCTGGGAAATGAAGGCATGGAGAGGGAAAGCAACGACAGCTTCTGCGCTCCGACTCCGTCTGCGATGGTGTTCGGTCGCTCTGATGGGGACCGGGTGGCTGTGACCAGAGACCTTGCCCTCCGCCCTGGCTACACGCTTCAGTTTAAG CTGAACATTGGCTGTGAGTCAGAGTTCAGCGGCTCTGCACCGGTGCTGCTGCAGTACTCGCATGATGCTGGTCGTACCTGGGCTCTGGTCGGAGAGGGCTGTTACCCAGGGACCCCTGGGGCGGGGGTGTGTGAAGGCAGCAGTCGTGAACTCAGAGAATCCACTGTGTATTACACCGGTGACTATGAGCAGTGGACCAGAGTCACCGTTGTAGTCCCACGTAATGTTGCAGCCAG caAAACGAGGTTCCGCTGGTTCCAAGAGAGCAGCATCCACCGAGATGCCCCGCCTTTTGCCCTGGATGGCGTCTACATCTCCGAGCCTTGTCCAAACCACTGTGGGGGTCACGGTGACTGCATCTCTGGAGTCTGCTTCTGTGATATGGGATACACAG TGGAGCAGGATAGCTGTGTCCCATCTGTTGCGAGCCCAACAGAACTGACGGAGGGCTTTGAAGGAAAGTTGAGTCCTCTATGGCAGAGCATAAGTGGTGGACAAGTTGGAGGCGGCTGTGGCATCATCGGTGAGGGCAAGGCTCTGTACTTCAGTAGCTCAGGGAGGAGAGAAGCGCGCACCGTGCCTTTGGACACTACAAACACGCG ATTGGTTCAGTTCTACATCCGGATTGGCAGCAAGAGTTTGGGACCTACTTGCACCAGGCCGCGATCCCGGAATGAAG gcgtCGTTGTCCAGTTTTCTACCAACAATGGAGTCCAATGGCAGGTCCTTAGAGAACTGGACTTCAGTTCTTTCTTGGAACCTCAAGTGGTGACCATTGAGCTTCCCCCTCCAGCAAAAACCCCTTATACAGTGTTCAGGTGGTGGCAACCACAGCAAG GGAAACATTCAGCCCAGTGGGCTCTGGACGATGTTCTGGTTGGTATGAACGACAGCTCCAGAACAGGTTTCCATGACAAGTTTGATGGCACAACTCCTCTGAGGCACAACTGGTACCGCATTCAGGGCGGGGAGGTGACCGTGGACTGTTTGTCTCTCGACACCGCTCTGACCTTCAACTCAGAAGCCATAGACA AGAAACCCAGGTATGCGGAGAGCTGGGACTTTGAGGTGACAGGCTCATCGTTTCTGCAGTTTGAGTTGAGCATGGGCTGCAGCAAATCCACTTCCTTTTCCCACGGCGTGCGACTGGAGTACTCCACTGACTGTGGGCGACATTGGTCTCTCATCACTCCCGAGTGCGTGCCACCGGCTATCGGTTGCGCCGGTTACACTCAGAGCTCCGTCTACACCTCCACCCAATACAAACGCTGGAAGAGGATCACCGTCTACCTCCCCAGTGCAGCCAA CTCTCCCAGAACACGGTTCCGGTGGATCCAGACCCACTTCACGCCCGGAGCAGAAGGTTGGGCTCTAGATAACGTGCTACTTGCCCCTGGTTGCCCCTGGATGTGTTCTGGTCATGGTTTGTGTGACAACGGACGCTGTGT ATGTGATAAGGGGTATGGAGGGGCACATTGTGTGCCTCTGACTCCACTTCCCTCTCTGCTGAGAGAGGACTTCAACGAGAACTTACAGCAAGAGACCTGGCCCGAGGTGTACGGAGCGGAGAGAGGAACTCTGAGTGGAGAGCCTCTCAAGTCGGGGACTGCCCTCATCTTCAAAGGG GATGGTCTACGAATGATAGTGTCCCGTGATCTGGactgcacaaacacactctACATTCAGTTCTCCTTCAAGTTCATCACCAAAG GTGTTCCGGAGCGCTCCCACTCAGTGCTGCTGCAGTACTCGGTGAACGGAGGAATCAGCTGGCTGCTTCTGGATGAGTTTTACTTCCCATCCTCTACAGACTCCCTGTTCCTCCACCTGCCACTGCCAACCAGCGCTCAGACAAACGCCACCCGCTTCAGACTCTGGCAGCCCTATAACAGCG GTAAAAAGGAAGAGGTTTGGGTGATAGATGATCTCATCATTGACGGCAGCTCCACACACAATCCTCCTGTGCTGATCGACAGCTTTGAAGAAGGTCCCAATGAGTCGAACTGGCTGTTCTATCCTGGTGGAAATACTGGGCTTTACTGTCCGTACCAGAAATCTGGCTT AGAGGAGGATGAGTCAGCCATGGTGTTCGTTTCCAGTGAGCTTGGAGAGCACTCCATCACCACCAGGGACATCGATGTAAACGAGAACACCATCATCCAGTTCGAG ATTAACGTGGGCTGCACGACTGAGAGCTCCTCTTCCCACCCAGTCCGCCTTGAGTTTTCTCGGGACTTTGGTGCCACGTGGCACCTTCTGGTGCCTATGTGTGCCGGTGGGCCTCAGCCCTCCTCGCTTTGCTCCACAGAGCTTCACCCTGCTAGCATCTATTTCCCTGGTACTACTCAGGGCTGGAGGAGGGAGGTCATTCATTTTGGCAAGCTCCGCCTCTGTGG ATCAATTCGGTTCCGTTGGTATCAGGGTTTCTTCTCAGCTGGTTCAAATCCCCCAACCTGGGCAATAGACGACGTGTACATCGGGCCTCAGTGTCAGGACATGTGCAATGGTCACGGGGCTTGTGTGGGTGGCTCTCACTGTGTGTGTGACCCGGGCTACTCGGGACCTGACTGTTCTGTTCCTGACACCCCCAACCCTGATTTCCTCAAAGACGACTTTGAAG gtgggGCGGTGGACACGGAGCATTTCAGACTCCTCAGTGGAGGCAAACCATCCAGGAAATGTGGCATCATGTCGAGCGGGAACCACCTGTTCTTCAGTGAGGACGGCCTACGCATGTTAGTTACCAATGACTTGGACCTGTCCAACGCCAG GTTTGTCCAGTTTTTCCTGCGTCTGGGCTGCGGCAAGGCACCCCCGGACCCTCGCTCTCAGCCTGTTCTGCTGCAGTTCTCCGTGGACGGAGGCCTGACTTGGGGACTCCTGCAGGAGTTTCTTTTCAGTAACAGCAGCAATCAGGCTCGTCTGGTCGCCCTGGAGATCCCGCTCCGTGCCCGCACCTCATCTACTCGTCTTCGCTGGTGGCAGCCCTCAGAGAACGGGCATTTCTTCAGCCCTTGGGTCATAGATCAg GTGGTGGTGGGCGGCAGTGccagtggttggggaccactagAAGATGATTTCTCCTCAATTGATGGGCGTTCTTGGCTCCTCCACCCTGGTGGCACCCGGATGCCTGTTTGTGGTTCTGATGGACCGGCTTTCGCGTTCATTGAGAAGTCCAACACGCGCTACGCTGTTACCACCGACATCAGCTTAAGTCCAGACTCTTTCATCCAGTTTGACTTCTCTGCGTCGTGCTCAGTCACAAACTCTTGCTATT CGGTTGAGTTGGAGTACTCCCTGGATCTCGGTCTGAGCTGGCAGCCTTTGGTCAGAGAATGTTTGCCTACGAGCCCCGACTGCTCCTCTTACACTCTGCAGCGGCTGCTGCTTTCTGACACCTACAACAAGTGGGGCCGTGTGACGCTGCCCATTTCTCCACATGCCAG ATCTCCAGCCACGAGGTTCAGGTGGTTCCAGCAGGCTCCCTTTGACAAGCAGCAGACCTGGGCTCTGGATAATCTCTACATCGGAGACGGCTGTCCAGACATGTGCTCGGGACATGGACGCTGCCAGCAGAGCTCCTGCTT GTGTGACCCTGAGTGGAGTGGGGAGTACTGTGACGAGCCTGTGGGTCCTCTGCCCTCACAGTTAAAGGACAGCTTCAGTCGAGCTCCCTCCCTCAGTCACTGGCAGACGCTCACTGGTGGTAAACTCAGCACTGTGTGTGGAGCTGTGGCCTCTGGAGCTGCACTGCATTTCAGCGGa GGCTGCAGCCGTCAGCTGGTGACAGTGGATCTGAACCTAACCAGCGCAGAGTTCATCCAGTTCTACTTCATGTACGGCTGCATGATCCCACCCAGCAACCGCAACCAGGGCGTCCTCCTAGAGTACAGTTTAAACGGTGGAATCAACTGGCATCTACTGACAGAGATCTTCTATGATTTGTACACCAAGCCTGG GTTTGTGAATGTTTTGCTGCCCCCTGCTGCTCGGCAGGAAGGAGTACGCGTTCGCTGGTGGCAGCCGCAGCACGACGGCACCGACCACAGTGACTGGGCTATAGATAATGTCCTGATCGCAGGCTCAGACCCCCGAGCTCAGATCTCTGACACATTCGGAGGAGTGGCTTTGCCAAATCATGAGAGAGCCCCTGCAGACGAGACTTCAGGAAAGATTGATCAACCCAGTGAGCTGGAGGAAACCCCTTTAG TGAGTGATAACTGGTTGTTCTCGGAGGACTGCTCAGTGCAGCGCTTCTGCAACTCTCCTGACGGGGTGATGGTTTGTGGAAATGATGACGGGAGAGAGGTGTACGCCGTCACTCACGATATCATTCCGGGCAAGGGATGGGCCATGCAGTTCAAG ATTGCTGTGGGTTGCAGTGTTCCGGAGCGCCACGCGGATCGGCAAGTTCACGTTCAGTATTCTGTGGATTTCGGAGTTACCTGGAAGTACCTCGTtccccagtgcctccctgccgACCCCCGCTGTGGTGGTCAGGTGTCCCAGCCGTCCGTCTTCTTCCCCGCTGAGGGCTGGAAGAGGGCGGTCTATCCTCTACCCGACAGCCTGGCTGACAC AGCTGTGCGGTTCCGGTTTTACCAGCAGCACTCTGATATCCAGTGGGGAGTGGAGAACTTCTACATTGGGCCAGCCTGTGACAGCCATTGTGGGGGGCATGGGGACTGTCTGGATCAGCGCTGCCTCTGTGACCCTGGATTCACTGGACCCAACTGCTATGCCAGCACTGCTCTTAAG GCATCTCTGAAGGAGCGTTTTGACTGGGAGGGGGCAGCAGGCGCTCAGTGGGAGGTGCTTGAGGGCGGTAAACCCTGCACAGACTGCGGTGTTCTGGTGGAGGGCACAGCCTTGTACTTTGGAGGAGCCGGTGCAAGACAAGCCGTCACTGCCGACTTGGACCTGCGAGGCGCCAA GTTTGTGGAATACTGGGCGAGGATTGGAAGTGAAGACAACATGACCATGTGCCACCGTCCGACCTGCCGCAGAGAAGGGGTGCTTCTAGACTACTCTGTTGACGGAG GCGTGTCCTGGACTCTGCTGCATGAGATGGACTATCTGAAGTACGTGTCCGTGAGGAGAGACTACATCGTCCTGCCAGAGGGAGCTCTGACGAATGCCACTCGCCTGCGCTGGTGGCAGCCTTTTACTATTTCCTCTGGGCTGGCCACTCCAAGCCTTGAAAGAGCCCAGTGGGCCATAGACAACATCTTGGTGGGGGGGTCAGACATCAACCCATCCGCACTGTTCGATACATTTGACGATG AGGGAGTTTCACACGAGGAGAGCTGGAGTTTCTACCCCAACGCTGTTCGAACGGCCGGCTTCTGCGGGAACCCCTCGTTCCACCTGTACTGGCCAAACAAGAACAAAGACAGGACACATAACATCCTTGCCACCCGAGAACTTATTGTCCAACCTGGATATATTTTGCAGTTCAAG ATCGTCGTTGGCTGTGAGGCAGACACGTGCGAAGACCATCATTCTGTCCTGCTGCAGTACAGGAAGGATGCTAG GTCGGATTCGTGGCAGCTGGTGCAGTCAGAATGCCTCCCGTCTTCAATAAACAACGTGGGCTGCTCTCCCTTCCAGTTCCACGAATCCACAATCTTTAGTCCAATTAACAGCTCAACGTGGACCAGGGTCACCGTCCAGCTTCCAGACCATGTCTCCTCAGG AGCCACTCAGTTCCGCTGGATTCAAAAGGAAGGGACCGGAGAGAGGCTGAGCTGGGGCGTGGACCATGTTTACATCGGAGAAGCCTGTCCGGGACTGTGCAGCGGCCACGGCTACTGCACCAGTGGATTAGTTTGCATATGCGATGAAGGATACCATG GAGATGACTGCTCCCTCTCCAGCACTGACCTCCCCAGCTCCATCAAGGATAACTTTGAGTCTGGTAGCATGTCTCAGGAGAGCTGGCAGCTGATCCAGGGTGGGGGAGTGGGCAGTGGCTGTGGGCAGCTGTCCCCACACGCCCACGGAGACTCACTTTACTTCAATGGCTGTAAAATGAGGCAGGCAGTTACCAAACCGCTAGACCTCACTAGAGCCAG CAAGATCATGTTCGTGCTGCAGATCGGCAGCGTGGCGCAGACCGACAGCTGTAACATAGCCTTGGATCAAGCCGACACCGTGGATCGAGCCGTCCTGCTCCAGTACACGGTCAACAATGGAGTCAGCTGGCACGTAATCGCCCAGCACCAGCCCAAAGACTTCATAAAGGCTCAGAGAGTCTCCTACAACATTCCACT TGAAGCCAGGGTTAAAGGAGTGATGCTGCGGTGGTGGCAGCCCCGGCATGAAGGTGCGGGACATGACCAGTGGGCCTTGGACCATGTGGAAGTAGTTCT TGTCAG CACGCGTAAGCAAAACTACATGATGAACTTTGCCAGACAGACCGGCATGCGTCACTACTACAGCCGCAAGCGGCGGGCACTGCGGCAGCAGCAGCGCGCCTGA